From Pseudanabaena sp. PCC 6802, one genomic window encodes:
- a CDS encoding FHA domain-containing protein, whose product MSEITLEWQEAGTLKTETVSKSATIGRDPARCNIVLSHPTVSGVHAMIYFRDADSLFYLRNLRDSNPPVVDRRRLVQGEAPLHQGSKIYLGQVLLTVTKTSAHAAEQYGLKCTNVACGRVSPYDRLKLVCPWCGTSLAAAPSVIMPPIKN is encoded by the coding sequence ATGAGTGAAATAACCCTAGAATGGCAAGAGGCAGGAACACTAAAAACCGAGACGGTGAGCAAATCAGCTACCATCGGGCGAGATCCGGCCCGCTGCAATATAGTTTTGTCGCACCCCACAGTTTCAGGGGTACATGCGATGATTTATTTTCGGGATGCAGATAGCCTGTTTTACCTGCGTAACCTGCGCGACAGCAATCCTCCCGTTGTCGATCGTAGGAGATTGGTTCAGGGCGAAGCTCCTTTGCACCAGGGTAGCAAAATCTATTTGGGGCAGGTATTGCTGACAGTGACGAAGACCAGCGCCCACGCAGCCGAGCAGTACGGGCTTAAATGTACTAATGTCGCATGTGGGCGCGTTTCTCCCTACGATCGTCTCAAGTTAGTCTGCCCCTGGTGCGGTACATCGCTGGCAGCAGCTCCCAGTGTAATTATGCCCCCGATTAAAAATTAG
- a CDS encoding FHA domain-containing protein, with protein sequence MSSADWQIQLNWQDPSTGEARQEQFTPPIAIGKDASILPSEISGLPTAHLVLSDRQVSRYHATIALDPSSTENLLLIDQNSTNGVAVNGARQSRVALNSGDRIQIGTVEIQITFSVPTSAATVVAPIGSPQAANATAPISKPAPPVIPSIQLSWEDPTTGELQKHSYQAPIVLGREEARMPSEIRGLPVTKLKFNSLQVSRYHASIDIAPANPLQFEISDRNSSGGTYINGQRQTSQVLANGDVIQIGTYYITVSLNQSETQSGKASSSAGASTILFNPSTGLPDPKLAATQAVTGVPATVQAFPPPSFYIPKVIVQDLYATGLPVYETTYIAVGAGLGSFIWTDLLRIYGVSTDKIAAIGLEPKPYARYQRLCLNSQIPAYERLRSNSDSCPDNIWGWPSYALREAWHDAIRGHMGGALKYLWQVFAEPTLAETYTPRSGNVFDSIDRETKRVGWEQTYRYGRVLAIRKTTDGRYAIAVSLGQGKHCFWIGQYVHLSPGYAAIQFLPDLQEYRTSTNDFTSVVNAYEEHDHVYNHLEKHGGTVMIRGRGIVASRIVQRIHEARRKNPNISLLHLMRSPKPQGNKYGVAQRQVENHYEFQPFNWPKACWSGDLRVELEAADPRRRQELLADWGGTTTADRGDWKRIVQEGLDRGWYQIVFGEVERVEQSPEKRTITYIHERGFRGEIKLEADFIIDATGLDAKVKVNPLFADLIDHYQLPINGLGRLTVTNDFELAEMRNDRGYMFAAGAPTLGGPYAAVDSFLGLQFAALTSVDRLVSLRAPQLRYLNGFSSLGQWLKWVFNKPPS encoded by the coding sequence ATGAGTTCCGCTGATTGGCAAATTCAACTAAATTGGCAAGATCCGTCTACTGGCGAAGCAAGGCAAGAGCAATTCACCCCACCGATCGCGATCGGTAAGGATGCGTCTATCCTCCCGTCAGAAATTTCAGGATTGCCAACAGCACATCTCGTGCTTAGCGATCGGCAGGTTTCGCGCTATCACGCCACGATCGCCCTCGATCCTAGCAGTACTGAAAACCTACTCCTCATCGACCAGAACAGTACCAACGGCGTGGCTGTTAATGGCGCGCGCCAAAGTCGTGTTGCCTTAAATAGCGGCGATCGCATCCAAATTGGCACCGTTGAGATCCAAATTACGTTTTCCGTCCCTACTTCCGCTGCTACAGTAGTGGCACCAATCGGCTCGCCTCAAGCCGCAAACGCAACTGCTCCAATCTCCAAGCCTGCTCCACCTGTTATTCCCTCAATTCAACTTTCATGGGAAGATCCCACCACAGGCGAACTCCAGAAGCATTCATATCAGGCTCCAATTGTCCTGGGTAGAGAAGAGGCACGCATGCCATCAGAAATCAGAGGTTTGCCTGTCACTAAATTAAAGTTTAATAGCCTGCAAGTTTCTCGCTATCACGCCTCGATCGATATCGCACCAGCTAATCCCTTGCAATTTGAGATTAGCGATCGCAATAGTTCGGGTGGAACTTATATCAACGGTCAACGCCAGACTAGTCAAGTCCTGGCTAACGGCGATGTCATTCAAATTGGCACCTACTACATTACGGTATCTTTAAATCAATCTGAGACTCAATCTGGCAAAGCAAGCTCGTCCGCTGGCGCATCAACTATCCTGTTTAATCCATCTACGGGGTTGCCAGATCCCAAGCTAGCTGCGACTCAAGCTGTCACTGGCGTGCCAGCCACCGTGCAGGCATTTCCACCACCCAGCTTTTATATCCCAAAGGTCATCGTTCAAGATCTTTACGCCACGGGACTGCCCGTATACGAAACCACCTATATCGCAGTTGGGGCTGGCTTGGGGAGTTTCATCTGGACGGATTTACTGAGAATTTATGGTGTATCTACCGATAAAATCGCCGCGATCGGTTTAGAACCAAAACCATACGCCCGCTATCAACGGCTTTGCCTTAATTCCCAAATCCCTGCCTACGAACGATTGCGTTCAAATTCAGATTCTTGCCCCGATAACATTTGGGGTTGGCCCAGCTACGCCCTACGGGAAGCCTGGCACGATGCCATACGCGGCCACATGGGTGGAGCTTTGAAGTATCTCTGGCAAGTATTTGCAGAACCAACCCTGGCGGAAACCTACACTCCTAGATCGGGCAATGTATTTGATTCCATCGATCGCGAAACCAAGCGCGTTGGCTGGGAGCAAACCTACCGCTACGGGCGCGTTCTGGCAATTCGCAAGACTACGGATGGGCGCTATGCGATCGCCGTTTCACTGGGGCAGGGCAAGCATTGCTTCTGGATCGGCCAGTACGTGCATCTCTCTCCTGGCTATGCTGCCATTCAGTTTTTACCAGATTTGCAAGAATACCGTACCAGCACGAACGACTTCACCTCTGTAGTCAATGCCTACGAAGAACACGATCATGTCTACAACCATTTAGAGAAACATGGCGGCACGGTCATGATTAGAGGCAGGGGCATTGTAGCATCGCGGATCGTGCAGCGCATCCACGAGGCAAGGCGCAAGAATCCCAACATTTCGCTATTGCATTTGATGCGATCGCCGAAGCCCCAAGGCAACAAATATGGTGTTGCACAGCGTCAAGTAGAAAACCACTACGAATTTCAACCATTCAACTGGCCCAAAGCTTGCTGGAGCGGCGATCTGCGCGTTGAGTTGGAAGCCGCCGATCCCAGACGTCGCCAGGAACTGCTCGCTGATTGGGGCGGTACTACCACCGCCGATCGCGGCGACTGGAAGCGCATCGTCCAAGAAGGACTGGATCGGGGCTGGTATCAAATCGTCTTTGGAGAAGTAGAGCGGGTGGAACAATCGCCTGAAAAACGCACGATTACCTATATCCACGAGCGCGGTTTCAGAGGAGAAATCAAGTTAGAAGCTGACTTTATTATTGATGCCACGGGTTTAGATGCCAAAGTGAAAGTCAATCCCTTATTTGCCGATCTCATCGATCATTACCAACTACCAATTAACGGACTCGGTCGGCTTACGGTCACCAACGATTTTGAACTCGCAGAGATGAGGAACGATCGCGGATATATGTTTGCTGCTGGCGCTCCCACCCTGGGTGGGCCATACGCCGCCGTTGATAGTTTCCTCGGCTTGCAATTTGCCGCGTTGACTTCCGTAGATCGACTGGTATCTCTGAGAGCACCGCAGTTGAGATATCTCAATGGCTTCAGTTCCCTCGGACAATGGCTGAAATGGGTATTCAATAAACCTCCTTCGTAA
- a CDS encoding SpvB/TcaC N-terminal domain-containing protein, with protein sequence MSNKISATQVSLPKGGGAIQGIGETFQSDEFTGTASLSIPIPTSPCRGFEPKLSVEYSSGAGNGIFGLGFGLSIPNISRKTSKGIPTYDESDTFLISNAEDLVPIDGGQRHETANNATYQVTTYQPRLEGLFARIEHWCNTASDGDSYWRVTSKDNITSIFGKDETARIVDPDSHSHIFQWLLSETFEATGDRIVYEYESENDDNLPADAIYEVNRTQSANKYIKTIKYGNVQPFQEGKVIQDNWMFEVVFDYGEYNLDATNAKPYTPVQKWLSRQDPFSTYHAGFEIRTHRLCRNVLMFHRFKELGSDAILNPVLVHATQFTYTEDSHLTLLAAVTSTGYRHENGKYQTKSVPPLEFKYTAFQPDKQAFEPLLGGNGQSLPGLNLSPDYLLIDLYGEGIPGILYNDGRTTLYWEPEGDGNGQGTSTTVRYAPPLVPLTLPIESDRQKINQRLMDLTGDGQLDLVVSTPASTGYYEANPDRTWNNFQTFPAFPNDFSNPNNYLVDVTGDGLADILLVESDRIWVYPSLGKDGFGAPSICLRDKNNDLPLTKQSGANEVIQFADLLGSGQQHLARITNGKVECWPNLGYGKFGKPVQLDNAPKFEGDLDASRLFLADLDGSGTADLIYVYPDRVEVFFNQSGNSFKDPVSITLPSTWDRLAQIEFADIHGNGTTCLVFSETHPEPRHWCYDFSGTQKPYLLNEIDNNLGAKSTITYSSSTKFYLADKKKGTPWIVNLPFPVLVVEKTESFDLISQTKLVSTYSYHHGFYDGIEREFRGFGMVERQDAETLSANAQLTDVPPVLTKTWYHTGAWQQNGSLSRQYEREYFQGDTQAHLLPDSAVDYSVYTGGKPDDDAQREAFRALKGTVLREEVFAIDNSSLQSNPYTVSETNYRVRLLQPQGSHKYGVYFVHPQETLTYHYERNHQDPRIQHDFVLEITPFGNVLKACSVSYGRRADANITVYPEQTQLKATVQLGEFIEITEPFRLIGVPYEQKALEINGLDLQGQQYFSLDAIQEQINGALKQQVAYGVPFSDNALKSRLISWQQSYFWHEHQEQMLPLGQITAQALLHHQQEAVFSNEWLQSVYGNKLDQTILSRDGGYFQEDNGYWWNKGLVQHYFKLEGFYLSWQTKNDFAEQAAQADGLQGKMIVSYDSYYLLPIKTEAYLTDTEKNVTTASIDYHNLAPWQLTDENGVIHQVLFDPLGMAIATSIFKEATDGSSREGDGDLSQFKIPIDATFDKILAQNLSDKELDKNLADYLQKATSFFYYDLLAWKERQQPVNHISLVRQTHVSDLKSGEQSVIQVSVGYADGFGRAIEQKLLVEPGEAILRDEAGNLQRDENGQPVRGEILQRWLVSGRTVYNNKGNPAEQYLPYFSNTALYETQSEIVAEKLVPPPTVMHYDPLLRVIRVDTPKSFFSKVEFTAWETKHYDRNDTVKDSAYYKKFIDNYPANPTEEQKNEKDALDKAAVFYNTPQMMVLDSMGNAFLEIQNNLGAVSEEAFKDIVSGDITSKAVWDLLITKGYLSKAEGNTQAWVTSKFRPYSSDFKPAFISDMAQPFAEEIIDLLRQNCLTSYHKYDTQGRLIESIDPRLYHANQTQGTAYYNFKYQYAMGEENPAATDSADAGLDLSLNNIFGSFLWIRSARNFDQVIAYDRFQRKTKIRIKGLKNDGTVATDNIVETYTYGETHPQSQACNLRGQLYQHQDQSGQIINGKYNIQGQLLETTRQFTQEYKDYINWETVVNLETESPYKHQFAFNALQQLITETTPDGSITTNTYNLSGLLDRVSVKFPDGTLQPIINRIEYNQNQQRVAVAYGNGVNTTYTYEDTTLHLIKLFSTRLGKDATGKDRPTVLQDITYTYDPVGNITRLLDRSHETIFYNNQKVEPLSEYTYDALYRLIEANGRQHPGINGATYKNNEKDGDFKQSKFMPLVNDANKLENYTESYTYDEAGNLITTAHRATNAWTRSQEIMPDSNRLKTIRSGNGVNDAQDVSYDNSGNMRQFKINSNVSLTWSCCDNLVKVGIIQRPDEMDDSNYYTYDSNEMRTRKVSERMANGGAIVWKEEKRYLGNYEEKFIKNVTQNGEATILKRQTLIVMGVVIHYWEQDDSQREVDKAGTRSLRYQLGNHLGSVSLEVDNDAQIISYEEYFPYGGTALIAGRNQKEVKLKEYRYSGKERDDSTGLYYYGARYYAPWLGRWMNPDPAGTVDGLNVYAFVGGNPTSFVDLTGMNISTSNFTYLRPQDQTVQYLIQDAQKIHKKLRFRSESTVATSELSNGTYIATLNGRGSFSQQQIQNLSQRNFNFPLRFLKSKELESNKRQTTINSGETKSLRVAGLGNVSFKIKTNNSRLKVWFSGNIFRKALTNGKGELSLDSTVFQTVVRAAKISVKNVQNVQSSAGRHTVIITSYPHAETHAKRFAAKRQLRVQKSGSDKPTCLNCANLHEQAQTVFGDVTRASANWTPP encoded by the coding sequence ATGAGCAACAAGATCTCGGCAACTCAAGTCTCTCTCCCAAAAGGTGGAGGCGCGATTCAGGGGATCGGCGAAACATTTCAGTCAGACGAGTTTACCGGAACTGCCTCGCTGTCTATCCCCATCCCCACGTCGCCCTGTCGGGGTTTTGAGCCAAAACTGAGCGTGGAGTACAGTTCTGGTGCAGGAAATGGGATTTTTGGCTTGGGATTTGGCCTGTCTATTCCCAATATTTCCCGCAAAACCTCGAAGGGGATTCCCACATACGATGAGTCGGATACCTTTCTGATTTCCAATGCTGAAGATCTGGTTCCCATTGATGGAGGGCAGCGCCACGAAACCGCTAACAATGCGACCTATCAAGTCACTACTTACCAACCTCGCTTAGAAGGACTGTTTGCCCGCATCGAGCACTGGTGTAACACGGCCTCAGATGGAGATTCCTATTGGCGCGTAACCAGCAAAGATAACATAACCAGTATTTTTGGCAAAGACGAGACCGCCAGAATAGTCGATCCGGATAGCCATTCCCATATTTTTCAATGGCTGCTTTCTGAAACTTTTGAGGCTACGGGCGATCGCATTGTCTATGAATACGAATCGGAAAACGATGACAATTTACCTGCTGATGCCATCTATGAGGTAAACCGCACCCAGTCGGCTAACAAATACATCAAAACAATCAAGTATGGCAACGTCCAACCTTTTCAAGAAGGAAAGGTAATTCAAGACAATTGGATGTTTGAGGTGGTGTTTGATTATGGGGAGTACAACCTCGACGCGACCAATGCCAAACCCTACACCCCGGTGCAAAAATGGCTGAGTCGCCAGGATCCGTTTTCGACCTATCATGCGGGTTTTGAAATTCGCACCCACCGCCTGTGCCGCAATGTCCTGATGTTTCACCGCTTCAAGGAGTTGGGCAGCGACGCTATCCTTAACCCGGTTCTCGTCCATGCTACGCAATTCACCTATACCGAAGACTCTCATCTCACGCTGCTGGCGGCGGTTACGTCTACGGGCTATCGCCATGAGAACGGCAAATATCAAACTAAAAGTGTGCCGCCATTGGAGTTTAAATATACTGCTTTCCAGCCAGATAAGCAGGCTTTTGAGCCATTACTAGGAGGAAACGGTCAATCTTTGCCAGGACTGAATCTTTCGCCAGATTACTTGTTAATCGATTTGTACGGTGAGGGGATTCCGGGCATTCTCTACAACGACGGTAGAACGACCCTCTATTGGGAACCGGAGGGTGATGGGAATGGACAGGGAACGTCAACAACGGTGCGTTATGCTCCGCCTCTGGTTCCCCTCACTTTGCCGATTGAGAGCGATCGCCAGAAAATTAACCAGCGCTTGATGGATCTCACGGGCGACGGACAACTCGATCTCGTAGTCAGCACTCCAGCCAGTACGGGCTATTACGAAGCTAATCCCGATCGCACCTGGAATAATTTTCAGACATTTCCGGCCTTCCCCAACGATTTCTCCAATCCAAACAACTATCTGGTGGACGTAACTGGGGACGGACTGGCGGATATCCTGCTCGTGGAGAGCGATCGCATTTGGGTCTATCCGTCTCTGGGCAAGGATGGGTTTGGGGCACCGTCGATCTGCCTGCGAGACAAAAACAATGACCTGCCACTGACCAAACAGAGTGGGGCGAATGAAGTCATCCAGTTTGCCGATTTGCTTGGTTCGGGGCAGCAGCATCTCGCTCGCATTACCAATGGCAAGGTTGAGTGTTGGCCCAACCTGGGATATGGCAAGTTTGGCAAGCCAGTGCAATTAGACAACGCTCCCAAGTTTGAAGGGGATCTGGATGCTTCGCGGCTGTTTTTGGCAGACCTCGATGGTTCGGGAACTGCCGATCTGATCTATGTTTATCCGGATCGGGTAGAGGTATTTTTCAATCAGAGCGGCAATTCTTTCAAAGATCCTGTATCCATTACTCTGCCCAGTACGTGGGACAGGTTAGCGCAAATTGAATTTGCGGACATTCATGGCAATGGCACGACTTGTTTGGTCTTTAGCGAAACCCATCCCGAACCGCGCCATTGGTGTTACGATTTCAGCGGGACGCAAAAGCCCTATCTCTTGAACGAGATCGACAACAATCTTGGCGCAAAATCCACGATTACTTATAGCAGTTCGACTAAGTTTTACCTGGCGGATAAGAAGAAAGGAACTCCCTGGATCGTCAATCTGCCATTCCCAGTGCTCGTAGTAGAGAAGACAGAAAGTTTCGACTTGATTTCTCAAACCAAACTGGTCAGCACGTACAGTTACCATCACGGATTTTACGACGGCATCGAGCGGGAGTTTCGCGGCTTTGGCATGGTGGAGCGACAGGATGCGGAAACGCTGTCAGCCAATGCCCAACTTACGGATGTACCTCCTGTCTTGACCAAAACCTGGTATCACACGGGCGCATGGCAACAAAACGGGTCGCTGTCGCGGCAGTACGAACGAGAATATTTTCAAGGGGATACGCAGGCTCACCTGTTGCCTGATAGTGCGGTTGACTATTCTGTCTATACTGGCGGCAAACCCGATGATGACGCTCAGCGCGAGGCTTTTCGGGCGTTGAAGGGGACAGTGCTGCGGGAGGAAGTATTTGCGATCGATAATTCTTCGCTGCAAAGCAATCCCTATACGGTCTCGGAGACGAATTACCGTGTCAGGTTGCTGCAACCACAGGGAAGCCACAAATATGGGGTATATTTTGTCCATCCACAGGAAACCCTCACCTACCATTACGAGCGCAATCACCAAGATCCACGCATCCAGCACGATTTTGTCTTGGAAATCACTCCCTTCGGGAATGTTTTAAAGGCTTGTAGTGTTTCTTATGGCAGACGGGCAGACGCTAATATTACTGTTTACCCAGAACAGACTCAACTGAAAGCTACTGTCCAATTAGGGGAATTTATCGAGATAACAGAACCCTTCAGGCTGATCGGAGTTCCTTATGAACAGAAAGCCTTGGAAATCAATGGTTTGGATTTACAAGGGCAGCAATATTTCAGCCTTGACGCGATTCAGGAACAGATAAATGGGGCATTAAAGCAACAGGTCGCTTATGGTGTGCCATTTAGCGACAATGCTCTAAAATCTCGCCTAATCTCATGGCAACAATCCTATTTTTGGCATGAGCATCAAGAGCAAATGCTTCCTCTGGGACAGATAACAGCACAGGCTTTACTACACCATCAACAAGAAGCTGTTTTTTCCAATGAATGGCTGCAATCAGTCTATGGCAACAAATTAGACCAGACCATACTCAGTCGAGACGGGGGATATTTTCAGGAAGATAACGGCTACTGGTGGAATAAAGGGCTGGTACAACATTATTTTAAGCTCGAAGGGTTTTATCTATCTTGGCAAACTAAAAACGACTTCGCAGAACAAGCTGCACAAGCTGATGGACTGCAGGGGAAAATGATTGTCAGCTATGATTCCTACTATCTCCTACCCATCAAGACTGAAGCTTATCTCACGGATACAGAAAAGAATGTCACTACGGCAAGCATCGATTATCATAATCTAGCACCTTGGCAATTGACAGACGAAAATGGAGTGATTCATCAAGTCCTGTTCGATCCTTTGGGGATGGCGATCGCGACATCCATCTTTAAAGAGGCGACTGATGGATCGTCCAGAGAGGGCGACGGGGATCTCAGCCAGTTCAAAATCCCAATAGATGCGACTTTTGACAAGATCCTGGCTCAGAACTTGTCTGACAAAGAACTTGACAAGAATCTGGCGGATTATTTGCAGAAAGCGACGAGTTTCTTCTACTATGACCTGTTGGCTTGGAAAGAGCGTCAGCAACCCGTTAATCATATCAGTCTAGTGCGGCAAACTCATGTCAGCGATCTCAAATCAGGAGAACAATCTGTTATTCAGGTTTCTGTGGGCTATGCGGATGGTTTTGGCAGGGCGATTGAACAAAAGCTGTTAGTGGAACCGGGAGAAGCAATTCTACGGGACGAGGCAGGAAATTTACAAAGAGACGAGAATGGGCAGCCAGTGCGAGGGGAAATTCTGCAACGATGGCTGGTTTCCGGTCGCACCGTTTATAACAACAAGGGCAACCCTGCTGAACAGTACCTGCCTTATTTTTCTAACACGGCTCTCTACGAAACACAGTCGGAGATTGTCGCCGAAAAACTGGTGCCGCCGCCCACTGTGATGCATTACGATCCCTTGTTGCGCGTGATTAGAGTAGATACGCCCAAGAGCTTTTTCTCCAAGGTAGAGTTCACTGCTTGGGAAACCAAGCACTACGATCGGAACGATACGGTCAAAGACTCTGCCTACTACAAGAAATTTATAGACAACTATCCTGCCAACCCCACAGAAGAGCAAAAAAATGAAAAGGATGCCCTGGATAAAGCGGCAGTCTTTTACAATACACCGCAAATGATGGTGTTAGACAGCATGGGTAACGCTTTTCTAGAAATTCAAAACAATTTAGGAGCAGTGTCAGAGGAGGCTTTTAAAGATATTGTCAGTGGAGATATTACCTCAAAGGCAGTCTGGGATCTCTTAATTACTAAGGGTTATCTGAGCAAGGCAGAAGGCAATACTCAGGCATGGGTAACGAGTAAGTTCCGACCTTATAGCAGCGATTTCAAACCTGCATTTATATCAGATATGGCTCAGCCATTTGCCGAAGAAATAATCGATCTTTTAAGGCAAAACTGCTTGACTTCCTACCATAAATACGATACCCAGGGAAGACTGATAGAGTCCATCGATCCACGCCTTTATCATGCCAATCAGACTCAGGGCACAGCTTATTATAATTTCAAATATCAATATGCAATGGGTGAGGAGAATCCTGCTGCTACAGATAGTGCAGATGCTGGATTAGATCTAAGTCTGAACAATATTTTCGGCAGCTTTTTATGGATTAGAAGTGCGAGGAACTTCGACCAGGTGATTGCATACGATCGCTTCCAAAGAAAAACCAAAATTCGCATTAAAGGGCTTAAAAATGACGGCACGGTTGCCACTGACAATATTGTGGAAACCTATACCTATGGGGAAACTCATCCGCAGTCACAGGCTTGCAACTTGCGGGGACAACTTTACCAACACCAGGATCAATCGGGGCAGATTATTAATGGCAAATACAATATCCAAGGGCAATTACTGGAAACAACGCGGCAGTTTACTCAGGAGTACAAAGATTACATTAACTGGGAGACAGTTGTTAATTTAGAAACAGAAAGTCCCTACAAGCATCAATTTGCTTTTAATGCTTTACAACAGTTGATAACAGAAACTACCCCCGATGGTTCCATCACCACCAATACCTACAATCTATCCGGTTTGTTAGATCGGGTTTCAGTCAAATTCCCTGACGGCACACTACAGCCAATTATCAATCGCATCGAATACAATCAGAATCAACAACGGGTTGCTGTTGCCTATGGAAATGGAGTTAATACAACTTATACCTACGAAGATACTACGCTGCATTTAATTAAGCTTTTTAGTACGCGATTGGGCAAGGATGCTACAGGGAAGGATCGCCCAACGGTGCTTCAGGATATTACTTATACCTACGACCCCGTAGGGAATATTACCCGTCTTTTGGATAGGTCGCATGAAACCATTTTCTATAACAATCAAAAGGTAGAACCGCTTTCTGAATATACCTATGATGCGCTATATCGTCTGATCGAGGCAAACGGCAGGCAGCATCCAGGTATCAATGGCGCGACCTATAAGAATAACGAGAAGGATGGAGACTTTAAGCAGAGCAAGTTTATGCCGTTGGTTAATGATGCCAATAAACTGGAAAATTATACGGAAAGCTACACCTATGACGAGGCGGGAAATTTAATTACAACCGCTCATAGGGCAACGAATGCCTGGACGCGCAGTCAGGAAATCATGCCCGATTCCAATCGCTTAAAAACGATTCGCTCTGGCAATGGGGTTAATGATGCTCAGGATGTCAGTTATGACAATTCGGGAAACATGAGACAGTTCAAGATTAACAGTAATGTCAGCCTGACCTGGAGTTGTTGCGATAACTTAGTGAAGGTGGGAATTATCCAACGTCCTGACGAGATGGATGATAGCAATTATTACACCTATGACAGTAATGAGATGCGAACCCGCAAGGTATCGGAGCGGATGGCAAATGGTGGAGCGATCGTTTGGAAAGAGGAGAAAAGGTATTTAGGTAATTATGAGGAGAAATTCATCAAAAATGTAACCCAGAATGGGGAAGCCACTATTCTAAAGCGGCAAACGCTGATCGTGATGGGTGTCGTTATCCATTACTGGGAGCAGGATGATTCGCAACGGGAAGTTGACAAAGCGGGAACGAGAAGCCTGCGCTATCAACTGGGTAATCATCTGGGTTCGGTTTCTCTGGAGGTGGATAATGATGCGCAGATTATCAGCTATGAGGAGTACTTTCCTTATGGGGGAACGGCGTTGATTGCGGGGAGGAATCAGAAGGAGGTGAAGTTGAAGGAGTATCGGTATAGCGGCAAGGAACGGGATGATAGTACGGGGCTTTATTACTATGGTGCGCGGTATTATGCGCCCTGGTTGGGGCGGTGGATGAATCCCGACCCAGCGGGGACGGTGGATGGGTTGAATGTGTATGCGTTTGTGGGGGGGAATCCCACTAGTTTTGTCGATCTGACAGGAATGAACATAAGCACTTCAAACTTTACATATTTAAGACCCCAAGACCAAACTGTTCAATATCTTATTCAGGATGCCCAAAAAATCCATAAGAAGCTTAGGTTTCGTTCTGAGTCTACCGTTGCCACTTCGGAACTAAGTAACGGTACTTATATTGCCACTCTTAATGGTAGAGGGTCATTTAGCCAGCAGCAGATTCAAAATCTTAGTCAACGTAATTTCAATTTTCCACTTAGATTTTTAAAATCGAAAGAGTTGGAGTCAAACAAAAGGCAGACAACAATTAACTCAGGGGAAACAAAGTCTTTAAGAGTAGCGGGACTTGGAAATGTATCTTTTAAAATAAAGACAAATAATTCCAGATTGAAAGTGTGGTTCAGCGGTAATATTTTCAGGAAAGCCTTAACAAATGGGAAAGGAGAACTATCTCTTGATTCAACAGTATTCCAAACTGTAGTTCGCGCAGCAAAAATATCAGTAAAGAATGTACAGAATGTACAATCAAGTGCGGGCAGGCATACTGTAATCATAACGTCTTATCCTCATGCAGAGACGCATGCAAAACGTTTTGCAGCAAAAAGACAGTTAAGGGTACAAAAATCCGGATCGGATAAACCAACGTGTCTTAATTGCGCAAATTTGCATGAGCAGGCGCAAACAGTATTTGGTGATGTTACTCGGGCATCAGCAAATTGGACTCCTCCATAG